One segment of Pseudanabaena sp. PCC 6802 DNA contains the following:
- a CDS encoding response regulator produces the protein MNSEQQQSATIIRYFIEEAQEHLQTIEQGVLSLQEVLADAEGINELFRAAHSIKGGAAMLSFDSVQHISHRLEDYFKILKDRPGIAVDEKLKSLLLASCDHLQALLDHLEENFTISQEFATETIAEAEPVFAYLELHLNALVASMPGVDDTAFKEQLAESEAYDRLMVRFQEGVADRLRDMLQLLKQDDNQTTRQQLQEVCDRLLQLGESLTISGWRDLITASKSAIANLDNPYLTLAQTIIREIRHAQDLVLAEKSYEIGVSEQLQALVGDTSGSEDDVFAEDDLGLEDYTFTEDVTDSSDEFPGSFEGDLEDDFTSNLDVEDPFSFQEEGEVASLDAVDDFSFEPSTADDFNAAIDDEDSTESFSWDDSSASNNFESDNVTFSDRVAETDDLARDRDIDAESVISEADDLSFASTAETEPSDEEGLNLEGEFESNLDSDLEVIELGETIDNLTDRSGSDLDASLDFASDIELNQSEGNLEGLPVNLLENEEDFGGEVADFEEEAVTVGSADEQLVTDELDKELSSALVLDETIELEILGFDLDDADEEDNIIYQGLAASSQILEPIDNASSDVGELYPAIAEEQVAEFFSEDNTSSRNSDTKLQAGYDDVVAPSVDDGTASDDLTHEGDLELSGFSDAEVVDLESNVDLETDEMEIDLEAPNTPDNFATNLQVEPDTQSESDLQLESATVSDDEMQNMFAIPDDTETSSEVSWDFEVGDAGVVDLESSVDLETGEVEIDLEAPNTPDSFATNLQVEPDTQSELDLQLDSATVSDDEMQNMFAIPDDTEISSEVSWDFEVGSDSVVDIGTDVSVNEVEQAFETPEFGDFSDLLTVGEDLELAATTEVSPESTRLEERTAIQEDDAAVLDDLSVLDETVNDEVDLENLFADDDAPENALQGDGEYSEEIDLGLDLPDFAEPSSSAGLDDVGETASDVASLSWLGASEEVPEVATETASASIQAQEDINPEDFGDLMALAPDDSSEELSFATLTQEDISQPEDIPLASNSSNAAVVTAEDEESVFVDDAEDLLGDTAGRVSALYEKLHQAEIEKLAAESSISETDSTASQEETRDSLPENAVDISSTDVDSGSLPDDDTAHQIEPASESASEHSWENYLVSDDPDDFSVPDLNMPNYLVSDDSNDFSVPDLNMTDDSNVDDLLEIATSDVARDEAVENLLDENLAQDNLAQDSGEEGRDFSFEATSDATTDDILGISSDATTDDALSFSSSDALESSEDDILGISSDATTDDALSFSSSDALESSEDLAKLLDDELTSSLEAEVNNSEFADLSAMLGDEEFSSSSGIEANDSDFSDLSAILGDEESDISDIFGLADDELSDPDLDSDDRDGGSAKLKDDRPDPVSPNSDVDPSGDDGGKAETVGQESSQEPAFDSWEELGSIIDDTVGTFRNHSDTVGNALDSAAIAAQQSSIANSHDRSDRSDRSEGFDELDALLASSAPSITTASKIVPARQPASPLPNDSFEDLEALLSSPPPKLPKPSASVSQPLKNKQVAKDEFDELESLLVDTYAKDSGSVSTKTAKRQTLAKRAVTKIVSQTMKVDVKHLDSLNNLVGELVVNRNLLAQDQEKLQQFIANLLFKVQQLGDVAQRMRDQYDRSLLDSSMKTNIPSSFTSDALTVRQVLDSGSSGNTITATFEDIEFDRYNSFHILSQEIIELVVRVRESASDIEFVVDETEQVSRQLGTITTQIQDDLKQVRMVPFAQIADRLPRAVRDLSFKTGKQAELEIHGRETLIDKAILEQLYDPLTHLVNNAIVHGLEDPGTRRAAGKNSSGKIAIRAFHQGNQTVISIGDDGAGINTEKVKQSAVKKGLYTQSEVDELSDIQAYDLLFEAGFSTKMKADELAGRGVGLDVVRTTLNEIRGTVHTDSALGKGTTFTIRLPLTLSISKAMFCISDRTRIAFPVDGFEDIIEIPQSQVQLNGKGQPCIPWRDTILPFQPLSNLLSYKRYVGRSGIYSRQDDDVLSVIILRNEGNYLALQVDQFLGENEIVIKQLEGPIPKPAGIAGATILGDGKVMAIASVLELFDIASGRLRPSTSTIAIEPIEQDRDTLEPTVLIVDDSITVRELLSLTLSKVGYRVEQARDGQDAWEKLRSGLPCNLIICDIEMPRMDGLELLSRLQKDEHLSQIPMAMLTSRGADRHRQTAKELGAKGYFTKPYQDEVLLSATQRLLQGEVLV, from the coding sequence ATGAATTCAGAACAACAGCAATCTGCAACTATAATCAGATACTTCATTGAAGAAGCCCAAGAGCATCTTCAAACAATCGAGCAGGGGGTGCTCTCACTCCAGGAAGTACTCGCTGATGCAGAGGGGATTAATGAGCTATTTCGTGCTGCTCACTCGATTAAAGGTGGAGCAGCTATGCTCAGCTTTGACAGCGTTCAGCATATATCTCATAGATTAGAAGACTACTTCAAAATCCTGAAAGATCGTCCTGGTATAGCAGTGGACGAAAAGCTCAAGAGTTTGTTGCTGGCAAGTTGCGATCACCTGCAAGCTCTTCTTGACCACTTGGAAGAGAACTTTACTATTTCCCAAGAGTTTGCGACAGAAACGATCGCTGAGGCTGAACCAGTATTTGCCTATCTAGAATTGCACCTCAACGCTCTAGTTGCATCCATGCCTGGAGTTGACGATACGGCCTTCAAGGAACAACTCGCCGAAAGCGAAGCATACGATAGGCTGATGGTAAGGTTCCAGGAGGGGGTTGCCGATCGACTCAGGGATATGTTGCAGCTACTCAAGCAGGATGATAACCAAACCACCAGACAGCAACTCCAGGAAGTTTGCGATCGCTTGCTACAGCTAGGAGAAAGTTTAACTATAAGTGGCTGGCGGGATCTGATAACCGCGTCAAAGTCAGCGATCGCTAATCTAGATAATCCTTATCTAACTCTAGCGCAGACAATTATTCGGGAGATTAGACATGCTCAGGATCTGGTTTTGGCTGAGAAGAGCTATGAGATAGGGGTTTCCGAGCAGCTTCAGGCTTTAGTTGGCGACACCAGTGGTTCCGAGGACGATGTATTTGCCGAAGACGATCTAGGGCTTGAAGATTATACTTTTACAGAAGATGTAACAGATAGCAGCGATGAGTTCCCGGGCAGCTTTGAAGGCGATCTAGAAGATGACTTTACCAGTAATTTAGATGTCGAAGATCCGTTCTCGTTCCAGGAAGAGGGGGAAGTAGCCAGCTTAGATGCAGTTGATGATTTTAGCTTTGAACCTTCAACAGCAGATGACTTCAACGCTGCTATAGATGATGAGGACAGCACAGAAAGCTTCAGTTGGGATGATAGCTCTGCATCCAACAATTTCGAGTCAGATAATGTAACCTTTTCCGATCGCGTTGCCGAAACTGATGACTTAGCTAGAGATCGCGATATTGATGCTGAATCTGTAATATCTGAAGCAGACGATTTATCATTTGCATCTACAGCAGAAACTGAGCCCAGCGATGAGGAAGGTCTTAATTTAGAGGGTGAATTTGAAAGTAATCTAGATAGCGATCTCGAAGTAATAGAACTGGGCGAAACAATAGATAATTTGACCGATCGCTCAGGCAGCGATCTTGATGCATCGCTCGACTTTGCAAGCGATATTGAACTAAATCAAAGCGAGGGCAATCTAGAGGGGCTGCCAGTTAATCTTCTGGAAAACGAAGAAGATTTTGGGGGTGAGGTTGCAGATTTTGAGGAAGAGGCGGTTACCGTTGGTAGCGCCGACGAACAACTGGTGACAGATGAATTGGATAAAGAATTATCGTCGGCTCTCGTTTTAGATGAAACGATCGAACTAGAGATTTTGGGTTTCGATCTCGATGATGCTGATGAGGAAGATAATATTATCTATCAAGGTTTAGCGGCATCTAGCCAAATACTGGAGCCGATCGACAATGCTTCATCGGACGTTGGCGAGTTATATCCCGCGATCGCTGAAGAACAGGTAGCAGAGTTTTTCTCCGAAGATAACACTAGTAGTCGAAATAGCGACACGAAATTACAAGCAGGGTACGATGACGTAGTTGCGCCTAGCGTAGATGATGGAACGGCATCGGACGATCTTACTCATGAAGGTGACTTAGAACTTTCTGGTTTCTCAGATGCAGAGGTTGTTGACCTGGAAAGTAATGTCGATCTAGAGACTGATGAGATGGAAATCGATCTCGAAGCTCCTAATACCCCTGATAATTTTGCCACAAACCTGCAGGTGGAGCCTGATACTCAATCCGAGTCAGACCTTCAGCTTGAGTCAGCAACTGTGTCGGACGACGAAATGCAGAATATGTTTGCAATCCCTGACGACACTGAAACCAGCTCTGAAGTCTCATGGGATTTTGAAGTGGGCGATGCAGGGGTTGTTGACCTGGAAAGTAGTGTCGATCTAGAGACTGGTGAGGTAGAAATCGATCTCGAAGCTCCTAATACCCCTGATAGTTTTGCCACAAATCTGCAGGTGGAGCCTGATACTCAATCCGAGCTAGATCTTCAGCTTGACTCAGCAACTGTGTCGGACGACGAAATGCAGAATATGTTTGCAATCCCTGACGACACTGAAATCAGCTCTGAAGTCTCATGGGATTTTGAAGTGGGTAGTGACTCTGTCGTTGATATCGGCACAGATGTCAGTGTAAATGAGGTGGAGCAAGCCTTTGAAACTCCCGAATTTGGTGACTTTTCAGATCTGCTAACTGTCGGAGAGGACTTGGAACTTGCAGCTACAACAGAAGTAAGCCCTGAATCTACTCGATTAGAGGAGCGCACGGCGATTCAGGAAGACGATGCCGCAGTGCTCGACGATCTAAGCGTTTTGGATGAAACGGTAAACGATGAAGTTGACTTAGAGAATTTATTTGCAGATGATGATGCGCCGGAGAACGCCTTGCAAGGGGACGGTGAGTATTCGGAAGAAATCGATCTAGGTCTAGATCTTCCAGATTTCGCAGAACCTTCCTCCTCTGCTGGACTAGACGATGTAGGGGAAACGGCGAGCGATGTTGCTAGTTTGTCATGGTTGGGCGCTAGTGAAGAGGTGCCTGAAGTGGCAACTGAAACTGCGAGTGCTAGCATCCAAGCTCAAGAGGATATTAACCCGGAAGACTTTGGCGATTTGATGGCTCTAGCCCCAGATGATAGTTCTGAGGAATTATCTTTTGCTACTCTTACTCAAGAGGATATTTCTCAGCCAGAAGATATACCTCTAGCCTCTAATAGTAGTAATGCTGCTGTTGTGACTGCTGAAGATGAGGAATCCGTATTCGTCGATGATGCCGAAGATTTGCTCGGCGATACCGCTGGTCGCGTATCTGCGCTTTACGAGAAGCTGCATCAGGCAGAAATTGAGAAACTTGCCGCAGAGAGTTCCATCTCGGAGACAGACAGCACCGCCTCGCAAGAAGAAACGCGAGATAGCCTACCAGAAAATGCTGTAGATATTAGTTCAACAGATGTTGATTCGGGCAGTCTACCTGATGATGATACTGCCCATCAGATTGAGCCAGCTTCTGAATCGGCATCCGAACATTCCTGGGAAAACTACTTAGTTTCTGACGACCCAGATGATTTTAGCGTCCCAGATCTGAATATGCCTAACTATTTAGTTTCTGACGACTCAAATGATTTTAGCGTCCCAGATCTGAATATGACTGATGATTCTAACGTTGACGATCTGCTGGAGATCGCTACTAGCGATGTTGCGCGAGATGAGGCGGTAGAAAACCTGTTAGATGAAAATCTAGCTCAAGATAATCTAGCTCAAGATAGTGGTGAGGAAGGTCGAGATTTTAGCTTTGAAGCTACTTCTGACGCTACTACAGATGACATTCTGGGGATTAGCTCCGATGCTACTACAGACGACGCGCTAAGCTTTAGTTCCTCTGATGCTCTGGAATCGTCTGAAGATGACATTCTGGGGATTAGCTCCGATGCTACTACAGACGACGCGCTAAGCTTTAGTTCCTCTGATGCTCTGGAATCGTCTGAAGATCTGGCCAAGCTACTAGATGATGAGCTGACTAGTAGCTTAGAAGCTGAGGTAAATAATTCTGAATTCGCTGATTTATCTGCAATGCTTGGTGACGAAGAGTTCTCTAGTAGTTCAGGTATTGAAGCAAACGATTCTGACTTCTCTGACTTATCCGCGATACTTGGTGATGAGGAGAGCGATATTTCAGACATCTTTGGACTGGCGGATGATGAACTCTCAGATCCCGATCTTGATAGCGACGATCGCGATGGAGGATCTGCAAAGCTGAAAGACGATCGCCCCGATCCTGTAAGCCCTAATAGCGATGTCGATCCATCCGGTGATGACGGTGGTAAAGCTGAAACTGTGGGGCAAGAGTCATCTCAAGAGCCGGCTTTTGATTCATGGGAGGAGTTAGGCAGTATTATTGACGATACTGTAGGTACTTTTCGCAACCACAGTGACACGGTTGGTAACGCGCTTGACTCTGCCGCGATCGCAGCACAGCAATCGTCGATCGCAAATAGCCACGATCGCTCAGATCGCAGCGATCGATCGGAAGGTTTTGACGAGTTGGACGCTTTGCTGGCTTCATCTGCTCCTTCTATAACTACTGCATCTAAGATCGTGCCAGCTAGACAACCTGCTAGTCCTTTGCCTAATGACAGTTTTGAAGATCTTGAGGCTTTACTCAGCAGCCCTCCTCCAAAACTGCCAAAGCCTTCAGCAAGTGTGTCTCAACCCCTCAAGAACAAGCAGGTAGCAAAGGATGAGTTTGACGAGTTAGAATCCCTTTTGGTCGATACCTATGCTAAAGACTCAGGCTCTGTCAGCACAAAGACTGCAAAGCGACAAACATTAGCGAAGCGCGCAGTTACTAAAATTGTTTCCCAGACCATGAAGGTAGATGTAAAGCACCTGGATAGTCTGAATAATCTGGTAGGGGAACTGGTAGTCAACCGCAACCTTCTAGCCCAAGATCAAGAAAAGCTACAGCAATTTATTGCTAATTTACTCTTTAAGGTGCAGCAGCTCGGAGATGTCGCGCAGAGAATGAGGGATCAATACGATCGCTCTTTATTAGATAGTTCGATGAAGACTAATATTCCCAGTTCCTTCACTTCAGATGCTCTGACGGTAAGGCAAGTTTTAGATAGTGGTAGCAGTGGCAACACCATTACTGCTACTTTTGAAGATATTGAATTCGATCGTTATAACTCATTTCATATTCTATCCCAAGAAATTATTGAGTTAGTTGTAAGAGTGAGGGAATCGGCCTCGGATATTGAGTTCGTGGTAGATGAAACTGAACAGGTCAGCCGTCAGTTAGGTACGATCACTACGCAAATTCAAGATGACTTGAAACAAGTTCGCATGGTGCCATTTGCGCAAATTGCCGATCGTCTTCCCAGAGCGGTTCGCGATCTCTCATTCAAAACAGGTAAGCAAGCAGAATTAGAAATTCATGGCAGAGAAACTTTGATTGATAAAGCCATCCTGGAGCAGCTTTATGACCCGCTGACCCACCTGGTGAATAACGCCATCGTACATGGCTTAGAAGATCCAGGCACGCGAAGGGCTGCAGGGAAAAATAGTTCTGGCAAGATCGCGATCCGAGCGTTTCACCAGGGCAATCAAACCGTGATTTCGATTGGTGATGATGGTGCTGGTATTAATACTGAGAAAGTAAAGCAAAGTGCTGTTAAAAAGGGCTTGTACACTCAAAGCGAGGTTGATGAATTAAGCGATATTCAGGCTTACGATCTATTATTTGAGGCAGGATTCAGTACGAAAATGAAAGCTGATGAGCTAGCTGGTAGAGGAGTTGGTTTGGATGTGGTGCGAACCACCCTCAACGAGATTCGCGGTACGGTGCATACTGACTCTGCCCTTGGCAAGGGTACTACTTTTACAATCAGGTTACCCCTCACTCTCAGTATCTCTAAGGCAATGTTCTGTATTAGCGATCGCACGAGGATTGCATTCCCTGTAGATGGCTTTGAAGATATCATCGAAATTCCGCAGAGTCAGGTACAACTCAACGGTAAAGGGCAACCCTGTATACCCTGGCGCGATACAATTTTACCCTTCCAACCATTATCTAACTTGCTATCTTACAAACGCTATGTCGGTCGCAGCGGTATCTATAGCAGACAAGATGACGACGTACTCTCTGTGATTATTCTGCGCAATGAAGGGAATTACTTAGCACTGCAAGTCGATCAGTTTTTAGGTGAGAATGAAATCGTAATTAAGCAACTGGAAGGGCCGATTCCTAAACCGGCTGGTATTGCTGGCGCTACTATTCTGGGGGATGGTAAGGTGATGGCGATCGCCAGCGTGTTGGAGCTATTCGACATTGCCTCTGGCAGACTGCGTCCCAGCACCTCCACAATTGCCATCGAACCGATCGAACAAGATCGCGATACCCTCGAACCTACAGTGCTGATTGTAGACGACTCCATCACCGTACGCGAGTTACTCTCTCTCACATTGTCCAAGGTCGGCTATCGGGTAGAGCAAGCTAGAGACGGACAGGATGCATGGGAGAAATTGCGTTCGGGGCTGCCCTGCAATCTAATTATCTGCGATATTGAAATGCCACGCATGGACGGTCTAGAGCTACTTTCTAGACTGCAAAAGGACGAACACCTGAGTCAGATTCCGATGGCCATGTTGACCTCGCGCGGTGCCGATCGCCACCGCCAAACCGCCAAGGAACTAGGAGCGAAGGGTTACTTTACCAAGCCATATCAGGATGAAGTACTGCTCAGCGCTACGCAAAGGCTGCTGCAGGGCGAGGTATTGGTCTAA